The genomic segment ccaaaatatctcgaaaacttgAAAGTTTACAAGAAAAATGCTAATAATCATTCTTATAGAACATAAAATTATCTATCATTTTGAACTCtacaataattttcattaaagttATAGAAAATGagatatttgaatattttgtcaTGGGGTGTTAAGACCATGTGCATTTTCACGATTCTTAAAATATGTTGCTAACTGTTAAGTTTACAAGAAAGTTGCTTGAGATCATTCTTGTAGACCAACACGCTTTCTATCAATTTGTACTCTAAAAGTTTTTCGATTAAGATTAGAGAAACTGAGATATTTGAACATTTATTCAGGGAGTGTAAGGGCGAAGTGCCTTTCTACAAATtccaaaatatctcgaaaacttgTCAGTTTACAAGAAAAATGCTAATAATCATTCTTATAGACCATAGAATTATCTATCACTTTTTACTCTacaattattttgattaaagtTATAGAAAATGAGATATTTGAACATTTTGTCATGGGGTGTTAAAACCACGGGCATTTTCACGATTCttaaaatatctcgaaaactgttAAGTTTACAAGAAAGTTGCTTAGGATCATTCTTGTAGACCATAGAATTATTTTATCATGGGGTGTTAAGACCACGTGCATTTTCACGATTCttaaaatatctcgaaaactgttAAGTTTACAAAAAAGTTGCTTGGGATCATTCTTGTAGACCAAGACGTTTTCTATCACTTTGTACTCTACAAGTTTTTcgattaaaattatagaaactgAGATATTTCAACTTTTATTCAGGGAGTGTAAGGGCGAAGTGCCTTTCTACAAATTCCAAAATAGCTCGAAAACTTGTCAGTTTACAAGAAAAATGCTGATAATCATTCTTATAGAACATAAAATTATCTATCATTTTGAACTCtacaattattttgatttaaatgataGAAAATGAGATATTTGAACATTTTATCATGGAGTGTTAAGACCACGTGCATTTTCATGATTCTTAAAATATCTCGCTAACTGTTAAGTTTAAAAGAAAGTTGCTTAGAGTCATTCTTGTATACCAAGACGTTTTCTATCGATTTGTACTCTACAAGTTTTTCGATTAAGATTATAGAAACTCAGATATTTGAACATTTATTCAGGGAGTGTAAGTGCGAAGTGCCTTTCTACAAATtccaaaatatctcgaaaacttgTCAGTTTACAAGAAAAATGCTAATAATCATTCTTATAGAACATAAAATTATCTATCACTTTGTACTCTacaattattttgattaaaacgACGAGAATTGAAATATCGCATcttctttataataaaaagaagcgACATATGGTCGCTTAGTCCCATCCTTTCAAACCTCAATAACTtagttatttttgattttacagCCATGTATTAAACAACTTTTACTTGGGGTATAAGCACCTATCGATAGGTATCATAATATACTGGgtgtactataaaaaaaaacaacatttttgcaaatatctctAAAACGCCACTAGCAATCGCAAtcattttttcatcaaaataatGGACTTAAAAACTGCACAATTTCGTTAAATTAATCCCTAGCTATAGCAACTTTTGAGTCAATAATTAGCAAACACAGTTTTCTTTAAACTTTCATGAAAACAAAGGTTTTCCTTCCCTAATTTTAGAACTTTTCGTTTTTCTTCTCTCACGTATGTACGTACCAACGATGTGGAAGACCATTTACGAGTGGCCCCATTGTTCCCTTAGACCCTAAgcgctttttttttattaaaaaatccacaGCGTGTCTACTTCACTTCAGCATGTTACACGTCGCGATTTCTCTTTcttaattagaatttttctcTCGCTCTCTCGCACACTCTTTTAGTACATCCAtcatattattaagtaaaaaggtttattttatatagtggGAATAGTAAGGCATTAATTGTTTCGTATGTGCTTTATGGGTGAAATACTAACAATGTTTTTTAGTACAGTAGTCCCCAGACAAAACACAATCACTCATCTCTTATAATTCTACTGCGCAAAATCACATGACTTTTGATATACAGATCTCCTAAACATCCCTTAggcttcatttaaaaaaaaatcattaaaacccCTTTAATAGAATCTGAGTACTTTAAAAAGCAACCCTGCTAATTATTCCAGATAAAATGGCTCTTCTACCCACCAAATACTCAGTGCTGCCGTCAGTACTGCTGTTCACACTGGCCATCAACACGGTTCCAGCCAAGCCATCCGCTATGGACCTCTCGAAGGTGTCAAAACGTAGCTACTACCCTTGGGCCGCCCCCGGAACCCCTTCCGGGGTGTCTTTACTTAACGCTGCCAACGTAAGACAATCTCAAATTCACCTTTCTGGCACCGTAACTTAATCCAGAAAGTTTTTAGGTGTACAAACCGTCCCCGTACACGATCACCCGCCCGTACTACATCCCGGTTTACGGTTTATCGGGGGGCAACTACCTGTTCTACCCCCCGCAGCCCCTATACACGAACGTGGGATCACCACCAGATAATCCAATGAAACCGGCCTTTCAAGGGCCCACCTACTTACCGCCCAAGGAAAAACCGCCCCAAGAAGGTGGGGATATTAATAACCGTTTCGGGGAGGACGACGATGACGATAGACCCGTATGGGGTGGGGCTGCTATGAACACCATGCCTTTAAGTGGAGGTAAGCCTCAATTTATTCATTAGAACAAGTAGGATTTAATGGAGAattgaaaatttcaaagttttcaggtatatttatttgaaaaataaggcAAGAGCAAAATACAATAAAAGCCCCAAAAAGTTGCTTAAAACTATACCGAAAAATTGTGACAAAAACACTGTGCTAATAACGACCTCATTTCTCAAATTGGTGCTTGTAAAGATCTGCTCAATGTCATGACCCTCCTTAACAGTGTTTTTTTcccataaaattaataatcttgATTGTTTTCTTTACAGATCAACCGAAAGAGTGGTCCGTGGTACCCACACGACCTCCAGGGGCGGCTCTAAGACCCGCCCCCCCGTTGATCCGGGATCCCGTTAGTACGTCGGAGAGTTCCACCCCCGCTAGGCCTCCCGCTCCCCCTCCAGGACCGAGCAATTGTGTGTGGGCGATTATTTCCTGTTGCTCGGCTACCGATCCCAGTGTGTTGCCTCAAAATTGTTTCGAGGCTCGGGGATGTCCCGGACCGTTTTGGGGGGACAGTCCTTGTATGGGGGAGTACGCTAAGGCGGCCATCGATTCGGCTGTCAAGTACTTTGGGGAAGGGTGAGGGTGCTAGTGAGAGTGATATGAGAGGAGGGTTGTTGAAGGACAAAGTGTGGTGCATTGTGATTTTGATGGCCATTTTGAATGGTTCTTAGGGGTATAAGTGACTTTGATTGTCTGTTTGCTTAAGAGTTAAATGGCAAGAAACCAGTTccttatttatgttttttttttaggattttaacTACTTAGAATATTAGTGAttctaatgtatttattttatatgtatatttatatttaaaaaatattttatatgtatttttattgtaaataaatattaacatgtttttttttttttaaatatccgcCGTTTTGTTTGGGGTAATGACGTCATTGTTCCGGAATCGTGACGAGCTCGAAAAgagctttaaagaaaattgtcttttttcaaaattgcgCCATTTTGCGAATCTTGAGAAGGTCATTTATAGGTTAAAACTTGTGTATACGCTTTTGAAATAAGCAATCATGCTTATTTTCATGCTTGCATGCATCATATGAAACccattaaaaagtttaataactcCAGActctacatttttattattaagaggtctctttgacaaaaatggactacttttttgaatttaacaaCTCCTACGCGGAAAAACCACACATAATGGAACAGGGCATATTGCTAAATAACCTGCTACTATACTCAAAAGACTCAAAGGGATAATCCTCGACATGTGAAAATCCTTCAAGATCAGGCAGATCTATATAGGCATAAAATGAAACCCTTAACAACAGATGAAATTGTCCATATAGAACGGAGCCTTGATTTTTTTGGATGTGACGCCTGCTTATGACAATGTAATTATGCCAATCTGAAATGCTTAGagcattgaaaggcctttcaatgttctaagctgaAATGCAAGTAAATTTCAAAGTTATTAGATTGACCCAAAATATCCTTACCCATTTGGcttattgctttttaatttcTACATAATATACAAACTGAAAGAACTATTTATTCGACTAGTTGATAATGTAGTTTTGTGGGTTCAACATTCAGCCtattaaaagatgttttttttttcaaaaagactTATGAAATCATCTaccaaaaatgaaatatatgaagcaaatttaaatggaacaagATGTTTTGAAGTTTCAAGTTTTTCCTAAAGAACTATGTAGCTTCGAATGGATGGAGCCCAACCACTTTTCCACTGTAGGGTTAGACATTCTTAAATAATACATTTCGTAACTGATGGATGGGAAAGAGTAATCCTATTAAGGGGCCTCCAAGATCCCCAGATTTGATAGCattggattttttcttaaactcaaaaatgctttattgtcaatataaacatagaagttgtagacaaagccaatagaatgtaaattaaaggaataaaaacgagaaactaatttaaaataaaataaaattatataaaactttgaaaaatacttaaatattaatcattaaaaaattcacctaaactatagtacgctttaccagcaagaaatattttcgtctaCAGACTGCATTTTTATATGGTGATCAATTCGAGTGTGTGTTTATGAAGCAACTGttcaagaaaaaaacatttaaccaGAATCAGCGTGTAAAGTAAACAAAAGCTTATATACCTATGGACTTAAATATTTGTCCAAGATGCtggaaatataaatttgtttctttccttaataaattattgattattaataattagtGACTTGTTTTATTCAACATAAACGAGGCACATAGTTGCCATCATATTTTTACGTAGTATTTTCAACTTCAATGTgatttaataaagaagaaaGAGAGTTAGGGAAGGAAGAgggattttttcaaattaaaaatgttccCAGTGCATTCACCATTTATTCCCTACCTGCCCCATCTCAacattatattacaaaaaaaaaatcaaaatcgaTGATTTTTTGACGTTAAATAATTCAACTGCGATGTGTACCTACAGCTAAACCGTGGATGACAAATTATGCTCGAACATCCGAACGAGGAGAACGTGATAAATGGATTCCAAATGGCATTTTTCACTTTTACGGCGTGATTTTCGGGCTGatatatcacaaaaaaaaaacgtttcatttgtttttttaaagactttcAGACTGATCTGTAAACGCGTAAAATCTAAAATCATTATGCAATAGTAAACAGCAGTAATAGTCGCACAACCTCTTCTTCGTTTAAAATATTCGtaacttcgttttttttttaattttagaaatttggaGAATACCTATCTATCACTAATTTGCCAATATCTCGAGAACGCCATCACCGATTGCAGTGACTTTTTCACTAAATTAATTAGCTTAAAAAAGTACACAGTTTGAATACAGTCATGAACCAATCCTCTAGCTATAATATCAAACAATTGACCAACATTTTGAGGGTGGAGACCGGAAACTTTGGCTCTACATAAATAGGGTTAAACGAGCCGCCACGGAagaaataattacaaattataTTCGTAAAAAAAACGGGTTTGATCATGTTAACATATTTGTGAAAGAAGTTCCCACTGAGGAACATAgacttaaaaactttttagtaattgcactcttagaaaaaaaagaccTTATGTACGAAAGTTCCTTCTGGCCAAAATTTGTAGGCGTGAATAGGTTtgactttaaaaaacataaggACTTCTTAGATAGTATAAATATAGAACTAGGTCAACAAGAGGGgggcaattttttataaatataaatagggGTATTCAGCGCCAATATGGTTTAAATGGATCAAATTGCAATGACATCCAATCAAGGCCCAGCATTGATGGTGTCAAAGATGGTTTATGCTATTTTCAGAATGTTCGGGGTCTCCGggaaaaaatgaattatttatattcCCAATTAACTGTGGCTGAATTTGATGTCATTGGCTTAGTTGAAACTTGGTTGTCTGACGACAtcaataattatgaaattataccTGTCTGTTCTAATGTGTTCAGATGTGATAGACGATTTGATGAGTTAGGCCTAACTAGAGGTGGAGGCGCATACGTTCACACCTGACCTGAGAACCGTAATTTATTGATGTTAGTAACCTGTTGATAGTGTCTGCTTTAATTGATTTAGTAGGTTGTAAATGTTATTCAACGATCATCTTATAGTCCGCATTTTTGTGACTTATATTCCACCTCAACTTTCCAGTTTAGCCTTTGAACAATTTCTGGATCTGTTTTCGTACATGGTAAATGACTGCAAAAATGTCCTGGTAATGGGAGATTTTAATGTACTATTCTATGAATCTGAAGGACCTGACAATAAAGCTcataacctaaaatattttgcagaCCTCACAGGTCTTACGCAGCtcaattcaatattaaacataaataaccGTAAGTTGGATCTCATATTCGCAAACATATCCGGGATTGTATCTCATGACACTGCATCTTTGTTGGTTGAGGATAATTATCATCCCGCACTTTCAATATCTTTTGATTGGCAAGTAGCTAAACTATCcaattttacaacaaataatttatgtaaGTCATATAACTTTAAGAGAGCTGATTTTCTAGGTCTTTATACATCTTTGTATAATGTAAACTGgtcgtttttaaataatttaaataacattaatttgGTCTGTCAACTATTTTATGATCAACTGCTTGATTTACATgttcctttatttaaaattaataaaaagaagagGTGGTTTCCATCCTGGTATTCTACTGAACCTGTATACcacaatataaaacttaaagcAAAATATCACAAGGCGTTTAAAAATTCAGGTAGTAACTACCACTTtagtgaatttttaaaagatttagaaCTGTTGTTAAATCACAGATAAATACTTGTTATGCAtcttatataaatgaaattcaaaatagtATATCTACTAATCCTGCTTTATTCTGGTCATATATACAGACAAAGAAGGGTTGTTCAAGAATACCAGGTAGAATGCATGACCATAACGGAGTGTATGAGGAACCGAGTCACAAGTGTTTATACCTCTACAAACAATGATGAAACTGACCATCTGTTATTCAATCCAAATGATAACCATGTAGTTTCAAATCTCTGTGTGCATATAGATGATATTTCTGAGTTGGAAATTGagcaaactttgaaaaatatgaaaaatctaGTTCGGGCCATAATCTTATTCCCTGTTTTCTACTAAAAGATTGTAGTGCTGTTTTCGCTGAGCctcttaaatatctttttaatttggcCTTAAAGACATGCACATTTCCGTCATGCTGGAAACTGGCTAGGGTATGTCCGATATTGAAAAAGGGGGATGCTTCTGATATTGCCAATTACAGACCAATTGCGATTCTCAGTAGTTTTGGAAAGGTCTTTGAGAAAGTCATATACAACCATATGTTTCCAGCAGTTCATAGACTCATCGCCACTCAGCAACATGGATTTATGCCCCAACGTTCTACAATGTCTAATCTGCTTCAATTTACTCAATTTTCAAGCGATGCTATTGATGACGTCGGCCAGACTGATGTAGTTTACACAGACTTCTTAAAGGCCTTTGACTGCATTAATCATTTTACTGTACTTAAAAAACTATGGTCTTTTGGATTTAATCCATCACTTGTCTCTTTTTTTAGATCATGTCTTACTTCAAGGCAacaatttgtttcttataacgGCTTCAAGTCTGAGTTGTATTTGGCTTCATCTGGGGTGCCTCAAGGATCGAATTTGGGGCCTTTACTGTTCTTACTTTTCATCAATGACCTTTCCCGCGCCTTAACTTGTGAAAACTTACTGTTTGACGacgatttgaaaatatatagcaGAACCAATAGTATTGACGACTGTGTATTTCTCCAACatcaacttaatattttacacacctaaataaacttaaagtaaatatatctAAATGTAAAGTAGTGACATTTACTCGGAAACGTAAACCATTAAATTACGTATACAGTATCAGTTCTGAAGAATTAGAGCATTGTGAAACTATACATGATTTGGGGGTTACATTTGATACCCAACTGACATTTATTCCCCACACTCAGTCAGTCCTTTCATCCGCAAATAGAGTTTAAGGTTTCATAATGAGAAACTGTAAACAATTCACTAATATTACATCTCTTAAAACACTGTTTTACTCACTAGTTCGATCAAGACTTGAATATTGCTGCTTAGTGTGGTATCCAATATATCAGATTCATGTTATGGCTCTAGAGAATGTTCAAAGAAAATtcctcaaatttttgcatttgaaGGAAACTGGTGTCTATCCTCAAAGAGGATTTGATAATGCTCTTTTACTGTCTCAGTTTAATATCGATTctcttaattttagaaaggggGTTGTTTCTGATAACTTTGTACATAAGCTTACTCACAATCTTATTTATTCGCCCCATCTTTTATCAATGTTAAACTAGAGTACCAAGATGTAACTCACGGCTTACCGAAACATTTTATTGTCCTCATTCGAGAACTAACCTTGGTAAGAAGTCACCAATTTTTGTTATGACCACAAATTTTAACAGCCTCTCTGCTTTGTGCAATATACATAACTGTTCTCTTAGACAAGTAGGTATTTTCACTGGGAAATTTTCTCCCCTCTTATTTAAGTTAGATATCTTAAGCACATATtgtattttccagtttttttttcatattttatatctgTTACTTGGTATACTAGCTTTGTTCTGTAAATGGTTTTGTACTGttgaacaataaataaataaaagaaaattcaagtAATTTTCAGTATGCTTACCGCTATCGCTTCGGCCGCGCTTATGTTTGTCCCCTTTGCCCATGGTAAGTCTTTTATGCTAAATCTGCAATCGaaaatcaaagttaaaaaaaaaaacaactcgACCATATCCAAGtgttttgttctatttttaataagaaatataatgcttttccttattcccaatagtttttgagaaaattaggaaattcTTGAATGAACTTCTCAGaggttttttttacaattttctagAAAAGTATTGgacttaaaagttatttttctgttgcatctgatgcgcattgatattctaaacaatttttgttttaacattttttttgtccaatCAATAGTTTTccacccaaaaaaaattaaaaacttaaattatgatGAGTATTTTTTCATGGTACTCCTtactattttttggtaaaattgggTATCACtcttttctggtacatttttcaaaaaagttttagaagaacttttaaaagaattttcgataacatatttatttttcgatttacggctaaatttattctatttttgattgaGAAATCAATGATAAAAGcaaattttccatattcccaatagtttttggGAATATAAGGAAGAACTTCTAAGaggtttttcacaattttctgcaaaactattgaacttaaaaattatttttctgttgcGTGTGATGCGCCTTGACATTCCAAGCTACTtctgtttaaataatttttttgtacaaccaatagttttccagaaaaaaaataaaaaaccaaaattatgagcattttctctttttgca from the Anthonomus grandis grandis chromosome 10, icAntGran1.3, whole genome shotgun sequence genome contains:
- the LOC126741299 gene encoding uncharacterized protein LOC126741299, yielding MALLPTKYSVLPSVLLFTLAINTVPAKPSAMDLSKVSKRSYYPWAAPGTPSGVSLLNAANVYKPSPYTITRPYYIPVYGLSGGNYLFYPPQPLYTNVGSPPDNPMKPAFQGPTYLPPKEKPPQEGGDINNRFGEDDDDDRPVWGGAAMNTMPLSGDQPKEWSVVPTRPPGAALRPAPPLIRDPVSTSESSTPARPPAPPPGPSNCVWAIISCCSATDPSVLPQNCFEARGCPGPFWGDSPCMGEYAKAAIDSAVKYFGEG